A genome region from Panicum virgatum strain AP13 chromosome 4K, P.virgatum_v5, whole genome shotgun sequence includes the following:
- the LOC120704506 gene encoding probable protein phosphatase 2C 60: protein MLVTLMNLLRACWRPSSNRHARTGSDAAGRQDGLLWYKDTGQHVNGEFSMAVVQANNLLEDQCQIESGPLSFLDSGPYGTFVGVYDGHGGPETACYINDHLFQNLKRFASEQNSMSADVLKKAYEATEDGFFSVVTKQWPIKPQIAAVGSCCLVGVICGGMLYVANVGDSRVVLGRHVKATGEVLAVQLSAEHNVSIESVRKELQSMHPDDRHIVVLKHNVWRVKGLIQVCRSIGDAYLKKQEFNREPLYAKFRLREPFHKPILSSEPSISVQPLQPHDQFLIFASDGLWEHLTNQEAVDIVCSSPRNGCARKLIRAALQAAAKKREMRYSDLKKIDRGVRRHFHDDITVIVVFLDSSLVSRASTNRGPALSLRGGGASMRSNTLTPT from the exons ATGCTAGTGACATTGATGAACTTGTTGCGGGCGTGCTGGCGACCGTCATCGAACCGGCATGCCCGAACAGGCTCAGATGCTGCCGGTAGGCAGGATGGACTTCTATGGTACAAGGATACCGGGCAGCATGTCAATGGAGAATTCTCCATGGCTGTTGTCCAAGCCAATAACTTACTTGAGGACCAGTGTCAGATTGAGTCGGGTCCATTGAGCTTTCTAGATTCTGGACCATACGGCACTTTCGTTGGCGTTTACGATGGACATGGTGGTCCAGAGACAGCTTGCTACATCAACGATCATCTCTTCCAGAATCTGAAAA GGTTTGCATCTGAGCAGAATTCAATGTCTGCTGATGTCCTGAAGAAAGCATATGAAGCTACAGAAGATGGATTCTTCTCTGTTGTTACCAAACAGTGGCCTATAAAGCCTCAGATAGCGGCTGTGGGCTCATGCTGCCTTGTCGGTGTAATTTGTGGTGGCATGCTTTATGTTGCCAACGTTGGGGATTCCCGTGTTGTTTTAGGAAGACATGTTAAGGCCACTGGAGAAGTTTTGGCTGTCCAACTGTCAGCAGAGCATAACGTAAGTATTGAGTCAGTGAGAAAGGAACTGCAGTCAATGCACCCGGATGATAGGCATATTGTTGTTCTCAAGCACAATGTTTGGCGTGTAAAAGGACTAATTCAG GTCTGCAGATCAATCGGTGATGCTTATTTGAAAAAGCAAGAGTTCAACAGGGAACCTCTATATGCAAAATTTCGCCTCCGCGAACCTTTTCACAAGCCTATACTAAGTTCGGAACCGTCAATCAGTGTGCAACCACTACAACCACATGATCAGTTTCTCATATTTGCATCTGATGGTCTTTGGGAGCACTTAACCAACCAAGAGGCTGTTGATATTGTTTGCAGTAGCCCTCGCAAT GGCTGCGCTAGGAAGTTGATAAGAGCGGCACTGCAAGCAGCAGCCAAGAAAAGAGAGATGAGGTACTCGGACCTCAAGAAGATTGATCGGGGTGTTCGCCGCCACTTCCACGACGACATAACAGTCATAGTAGTGTTCCTTGACTCCAGCCTCGTAAGTAGGGCAAGCACGAACCGAGGTCCCGCTCTTTCCCTGCGAGGCGGGGGGGCCAGCATGCGCAGCAACACGCTCACACCAACGTAA